The genomic interval TGCCCGACGAGGGCGAGATCGTGCTGGTCGTCGGCCCCGAGGGCGGCGTATCGCCGGACGAGCTGACCGCGTTCGCCGCCGCCGGCGCCCGCACCTGCCGCCTCGGCCCCACGGTCCTGCGCACCTCCACGGCGGGCACCGCGGCGACGGCGCTGCTCCTGGGGCGCACGGGGCGCTGGTCGTAAACCGTCCCCGATGGGGTGGTTGTGCCCGGAAGCGGTCTACCGCGCCGTCAGATGGGGTGGGAAGCTGCCCGTATGGGGACATCAAGGGCAGGGGGCCGTCGTGCGGCCCGTCGTTTTCCGGCCGCGTTCTGCCTCGCCGCAGCCGCCGTCACCGGGCTCACCGCCTGTGAACCGGCCGACGGCGCGGGCGCGTTGAACACCGCGTCCGTCGCCTTCACCACCGACCGGACCGCCACCCGCGCCCTGGAGCACGAAGGCGTCCGGGTCCGCTGGCTGACCTGCACCGCCTCGCTCGACGGAGGCGGCGCCACCCGCTCGCGGACACCCTCCGCCACCCGCCAGGAGGCCGAGGTCCACTGCGACGGCAAGACGACGTCCGGCGGCGACATCGCGCTGGACGGCCAGGTCACCTACGCGGTCGAAGGCCGTTGCGTACGCGGCGACATGACCGCGAAGACCGGTGGGCGCGCCGTCTTCCGGGCCACCCTGCTCGGCGACTGCACCGCCCCGGCCACGACCGCCCCACCCGCCGGAACCCCGGGCCGGGGCAACGGCCCGACGGCCACCGTGACGGTGACGGTCACCGCGTATCCGGGCAAGTAGCGTCGCCGCCGCGGCGGGTGACGTACTCCGGCCAACCCCGTGCCACCGGCCACACCCGCGGCCTAGGGTGATCGTGTGACACAGCCTTCCTACCTCCGGTACCCCCATGTCCAAGGTGACGTGATCGCCTTCACCGCAGAGGACGACGTCTGGCTCGCCCCACTCGACGGCGGCCGGGCATGGCGGGTCAGCGCAGACAACCGTCCCGTCACCCAGCCGCACATATCTCCCGACGGCACCCTCGTCGCCTGGACCTCCACCCGCGACGGGGCGCCCGAGGTCCACCTCGCCCCCGCCGACGGCGGGCCCTCCCGGCGGCTCACCCACTGGGGCGACGCCCGCACCACCGTGCGCGGCTGGACCCCCGAAGGCGACGTACTGGTCACCAGCACCCAGGGCCAGGTCTCGCTGCGCCGCACCTGGGCCCGCGCCGTCCCGGTCGACGGCGGCCCCGCGCGGACCCTCCCGTACGGCCCCGTCGGCTCCCTCGCCCACGGGCCCGGCGGACGCGTCCTGCTGCTCTCGGCCACCATGGGCCGCGAGGCCGCAGCCTGGAAGCGCTACCGGGGCGGCGCGGCCGGCAAGCTCTGGATCGCGGCCGAGGACGACCCGCTGGAGTTTGCCCGGATCCACGAGGACCTCGACGGCAACATCGAGTGCCCGATGTGGGTGGGGGAGCGCATCGCCTTCCTCTCCGACCACGAGGGGCCGGCGCCCTCTACTCCTCGCTGCCCGACGGCACCGGTCTGCGCCGGCACACCCCCGTCGACGGCTTCTACGCCCGGCAGGCCACCACCGACGGCACCCGGGTCGCCTACGCCTCCGCCGGTGAACTCTGGCTCCTGGACAGCCTGGAGAGCGACGAGCCCCGCCGCGTCGAGATCCGGCTCGGCGGCCAGCGCGCCGACCTCCAGCCCTACCCGCTGCACGCCGACAGCCACCTGGCCGGCGCCTCGCCCGACCGCACCGGCCGGGGCAGCGCCGTCCTGTCGCGGGGCGCCCTCCACTGGGTCACCCACCGCGAGGGCCCGGCCCGCGCGCTCGCCGCCGAGCCCGGCGTACGGGCCAGGCTGCCGCGCACCTTCCAGGCCGACGGCGACCAGCACGTCGTCTGGGTCACCGACGCCGAGGGCGACGACGCGCTGGAGATCGCCCCCGCCACCGGCACCGCTCCCGGCGCCACGCCCCGCCGCCTCGCGGCCGGCCGACTGGGCCGCGTCCTGGACCTCGCCCCCGCCCCCGACGGCAGCCGGTTCGCGGTCGCCGCGCACGACGGGCGCGTGCTGATCGTCGAGCGGGAGAGCGGCGAGATCCACGAGGTGGACCGCAGCGAGCACGGCGACGCCTCCGGGCTCGCCTGGTCGCCCGACTCCGCCTGGCTCGCCTGGTCGCACCCCGGCCCCCAGCCGCTCAGCCAGCTCAAGCTGGCCCATATCGCCGACCTCTCGGTCTCCGAGGCCACCCCGCTGCGGTTCCGGGACTTCGCGCCCGCCTTCACCGCCGACGGAAAGCACCTCGCCTTCCTCTCCGAGCGCGCCTTCGACCCGGTCTACGACGCCCACGTCTTCGACCTGGCGTTCATCGGCTCCTGCCGGCCGCACCTGCTCACCCTCGCGGCGACCACGCCCTCCCCGTTCGGACCGCAGCTGCACGGCCGGCCCACGGAGAAGGAGAAGGGCGGCGACGGCGAGGACAACCCCACCGCGCTCCCCATCACCCGCATCGACCTGGACGGCCTCGCCGACCGGATCGTGCCCCTTCCCGTCGAGGCTGCCGCCTACTCCTCGCTGCGCACCGCGCGCGACGGGCTGCTCTGGCTGCGCCACCCGCTGAGCGGGGTCCTCGGCACGAGCGGGGCCGGTCCGGACGCCCGCCGCCCGGACACCGTCCTGGAGCGGTACGACCTGGAGAAGCTGCGCTGCGAGGAACTGTCCTCGGACGTCAGCCGTTTCGCGGTCAGCGGTGACGGGAAGCGGCTGGCGATCGTCCACCACGGCAAGCTGTCCGTCGTCCCCTCCGACAGCCGGGTGCCCGCGGGGGACGACGACCACGACGACGCCGTGACCGTCGACCTCTCCCGCATCCGCCGGACCCTCGACCCGGCCGCCGAGTGGCGCCAGATGTACGAGGAGGCCGGGCGCCTCATGCGGGACAACTTCTGGCGGCCCGACATGGGCGGCGTCGACTGGGACGGGGTCCTCGACCGCTACCGCCCGGTCCTGGAGCGCGTCGCCACCCACGACGACCTGATGGACCTGCTCTGGGAGGTCCAGGGCGAGCTGGGCACCTCGCACGCCTACGTCACCCCGCCCGGCGGGTGGCGCGACGACGCGGCCCGGCAGGGGCTGCTCGGGGCGGACCTCTCCCGTGCGGAGGACGGCAGCTGGCGCGTCGACCGCGTGCTGCCGTCCGAGACGTCGGACCCGGACGCCCGCTCGCCGCTCGCCGCGCCGGGCGTCGCGGTCCGGGCCGGTGACGCGATCCTGGCCGTCGACGGGCACCCGGTCGATCCGCTCACCGGGCCCGCGCCGCTGCTCACCGGCTCGGCCGGCAAGCCCGTCGAGCTGACGGTGTCCCCGGCCGACGGGGGCGACCGGCGCCACGTCGTCGTCGTGCCCGTCGCCGACGAGGAGGCCCTGCGCTACCACGCGTGGGTCGCCGACCGGCGGGCGTACGTGCACGAGCGGTCGGGCGGCCGGCTGGGCTACCTCCACGTCCCCGACATGGTCGGCGGCGGCTGGGCCCAGATCCACCGCGACCTGCGGACCGAGATGGCGCGCGAGGGCCTGGTCGTGGACGTCCGGGAGAACCGGGGCGGCCACACCTCGCAGCTCGTGGTCGAGAAGCTGGCCCGCCGCATCGTGGGCTGGGACCTGCCGCGCCACATGCAGCCGTTCAGCTACCCGGGCGACGCGCCGCGGGGCCCTGTGGTGGCCGTGGCGAACGAGTTCTCCGGGTCGGACGGCGACATCGTGAACGCGGCGATCAAGGCGCTGAGGATCGGGCCCGTGGTCGGGGTCCGGACCTGGGGCGGCGTGGTCGGCATCGACAGCCGGTACCGGCTGGTGGACGGGACGCTGGTCACGCAGCCGAAATTCGCGTTCTGGCTGGAGGGGTACGGGTGGGGCGTCGAGAACCACGGCGTGGACCCGGATACGGAGGTCGTGATGACGCCTCGGGATCACGCCGAGGGGCGTGATCCTCAGCTGGACGAGGCGATCCGGATCGCGCTGGAGTCCCTGGAGCGCGTACCGGCGAAGGCGGCACCGGAACTGCCGGGCCTCGCGGAGTGACCTCGGCGGGGTGGGGGCGGGTGCGCCGGCGGCGACCGAATCAAGCCCCTCCGGCGATTGAGGAGCGGGGGTCCGGGGGCAGCGCCCCCGGATAGGCTGGACCGCAACGGATCACCCAGATCAAGGAGCGCGTAAGCGAATGGCAGGAGAACCGCAGCCCGACTGCCTGTTCTGCAAGATCGTCTCGGGCGAGATCCCGGCCACCATCGTCCGCGAGACCGACACCACCGTCGCGTTCCGCGACATCAACCCCCAGGCCCCCACCCACGTACTCGTCATCCCGCGCCTGCACTACCCGGACGCCGCCTCCCTCGGCGCCGCCGAACCGCAGGTGCTCGCCGACGTGCTGTGCGAGGCGGGCAACGTCGCCGCCGACGACAAGATCGACGCGACCGGCTACCGGGTCGTGTTCAACACCGGCGCCGGCGCGGGCCAGACCGTGTTCCACGCGCACGCCCACGTCCTGGGCGGCCGGGGCCTGGAATGGCCGCCCGGATAGATGTCCGCCCGCGAACTCGTCGTGCTCGGGACCGCCAGCCAGGTCCCGACACGGCACCGGAACCACAACGGCTATCTGCTGCGCTGGGACGGCGAGGGCATCCTCTTCGACCCCGGCGAGGGCACCCAGCGCCAGATGCTGCGGGCCGGGGTCGCCGCGCACGACATCAACCGGATCTGCGTCACGCACTTCCACGGCGACCACTCGCTGGGCCTGGCCGGGGTGATCCAGCGGATCAACCTCGACCAGGTCCCGCACCCGGTGACCGCCCACTACCCGGCGAGCGGCCAGCGCTTCTTCGACCGGCTGCGGTACGCCACCGCCTACCGCGAGACCGTGAAGCTGACCGAGGCCCCCGTCGCCGCCGACGGACCGCTGGCCACCACCGCCGCGTACACGCTCGACAGCCACCGGCTCTCGCA from Streptomyces drozdowiczii carries:
- a CDS encoding histidine triad nucleotide-binding protein produces the protein MAGEPQPDCLFCKIVSGEIPATIVRETDTTVAFRDINPQAPTHVLVIPRLHYPDAASLGAAEPQVLADVLCEAGNVAADDKIDATGYRVVFNTGAGAGQTVFHAHAHVLGGRGLEWPPG